From one Flavobacteriales bacterium genomic stretch:
- a CDS encoding electron transfer flavoprotein subunit alpha/FixB family protein — MSTIVFIDTRGDKLPKAAQEAVTYASQLAGGPVTAVTFGDAQGLEALGACGAKKVIAARGVRAVDGQQLTRLVCEVAAAEGATTIVCVHDATGKAVAPRVAARLKAGLVAGATGMPEGDRFKRNVFSGKARAQVEVTSPVKVISLSPNSIAIATSGSSASIEEFNGDLGAARITVKELRKAGTGIPLPEAEIVVSAGRGMKGPEHWAPVEELAQLLGGATACSRPVADMHWRPHHEHVGQTGVAIRPNCYIAIGISGAIQHLAGVNQSKVIAVINKDPEAPFFKAADYGIVGDAFEVLPKLIEAAKKLNAER, encoded by the coding sequence ATGAGCACCATCGTATTCATCGACACCCGGGGCGACAAGCTCCCGAAAGCCGCGCAGGAAGCTGTGACCTACGCCAGCCAGCTCGCCGGCGGACCCGTGACCGCCGTGACCTTCGGCGATGCGCAAGGGCTTGAAGCGCTAGGCGCGTGCGGCGCGAAGAAGGTGATCGCGGCGCGCGGCGTGAGGGCCGTGGACGGCCAGCAGCTCACGCGGCTCGTATGCGAAGTAGCCGCCGCCGAAGGCGCCACCACCATCGTGTGCGTGCACGATGCCACCGGGAAAGCCGTTGCGCCACGCGTGGCAGCGCGCTTGAAAGCCGGCTTGGTCGCAGGTGCCACGGGCATGCCCGAAGGCGATCGCTTCAAGCGAAACGTGTTCAGCGGCAAGGCGCGCGCGCAGGTGGAGGTGACCAGCCCGGTGAAGGTGATCAGCCTTTCGCCCAACAGCATCGCGATCGCCACTTCCGGCAGCAGCGCGAGCATTGAGGAATTCAATGGCGACCTCGGCGCGGCGCGCATCACGGTGAAGGAGCTGCGCAAGGCCGGCACGGGCATCCCCTTGCCCGAGGCGGAGATCGTGGTGAGCGCAGGTCGCGGAATGAAAGGACCGGAGCACTGGGCGCCGGTGGAGGAGCTCGCGCAACTGCTCGGCGGCGCCACGGCATGCAGCCGTCCGGTGGCCGATATGCACTGGCGGCCCCACCACGAGCATGTGGGCCAGACCGGCGTGGCCATCCGCCCCAATTGCTACATCGCCATCGGAATCAGCGGCGCCATCCAGCACCTGGCCGGCGTGAACCAGAGCAAAGTGATCGCGGTGATCAACAAGGACCCCGAAGCACCCTTCTTCAAGGCCGCTGATTACGGCATCGTGGGCGACGCCTTCGAGGTGCTGCCCAAGCTCATTGAAGCCGCGAAGAAGCTGAATGCTGAGCGCTAG